Genomic DNA from Mastomys coucha isolate ucsf_1 unplaced genomic scaffold, UCSF_Mcou_1 pScaffold16, whole genome shotgun sequence:
AACTTATGAATATaatttcttaaaacaacaacaaaaaacactacATAGTAgagacatgactcagcagttaaaagcactggctgttcttttagAAGACCCacgtttgatttccagcatcccTGTGGCAGCTCAAACCATTTATAAATCCAGTTCCAGCCattttgataccctcttctggttttgACAGGCAACAGGAATGCCTGTGGtcacgtatatatgtatgtaaaacactcatacacataaagaaatacacaacaacaaaatatccaaaagcaatataaaataagttaagaaaattttatgtgtatgcacgctgttttcctgtatgtatacACTTGGACCACATCTGTGCCTGGTGCTCTCTGAGTCCAGAAGAAGTCATAGAGTTCCTTACCCAGTACAAAATGGTTGTGAGACAGTAAACGGCTGCTGGGacctgagcctgggtcctctgcaaaagtagtaagtactcttaactactagCATCTCCCCAATATGCAAATTGTTTTTAAGTGTAAAGCCAGGCATGTGAACTGGCTTAAGTATGGGGTGGGTGCCAGTATGTAAAAAGCAAAGGACAAGACAGGCTTTATGCCACATGAGCAAAGTGTAAGTAGTTCTATGAGGCACATAGGCTGGGATGGAGGTGATCTGCCAATCCAGACATTGGATGGATAGTACaacttgcttctgtctctctcactttGGTCTACACTGTGCTTACTTGCACTGGGAAGTATGGTGAGTTTTGGAAGGAGCTTGAGAATTAAGAGCATCTTCTTATTTAGCTTGGATTCTTACTATAATTCTGTAATTACAAAGTACTACTCTTACACTACTTCTCACAGAAATGGAGGCTCATGATGCTAATAGAGTGTCTCCTGAGCCCCGGCAGTACAAGAGTAACCAGAGCCGACTCTACAGCTAGTGCTTTAGGAAAGTCATTTTATAAAACCATGCAGGCTTCAGTATTCACTCACCCATTTTCTTAGGAAGCAAGTACACATCCTGTTTGTAGCGTCCCTCTGGTGCATTATAAAGTTCTATCAGTGCCAACGCCTAAGGTAAGACAGAGGGCAGGAGAACAAAGCATTTCTTAGACaaggacataaaataaaactagatttAAGAGCACTTTAGGATAAGCATGACTGATTGGTCATCTGAGTGCACCCAGGATTCTGACCTGAGATAAAGGCTAGATGATATAAGAGAAAGtgatgtttttgtttagtttcaaacaaaagaacaaactaaATATAACTAAGCTGGAACACTATAATTTCAGCTGAGCGCAATTCAGAGACACAATCACAtatcttcaaaggaaaaatgtgAATTTCAACAACTTAGGACATGGAAAAGGTAATAGGTCAGTAAGAACAGAGAGTAAAAGTCATCAGAGCCCTTATCTGTGTGTGCCCACATCTCCCATCTCAGTGGATGAAAACCAGGCATCTTGCCACATACCTGTGTTGTAGCCGTGATGGAAAGAACAAAGGTAGGAACTGTGGAGCAGCTCAAATTGAGTAAACGaccctgggaagagaaaagacaggATGAGCCATGCCTTTTCCCAGATTCTAATGGCACCAAAGTCTTTCCAACAGGAAAGACTTTACACCTCTCTGCACTCCACTTAGATCAGGGCTGTAGGTTTTACCCTCTTTACAAATCATCGTGAAGGCTGAAATTGGCTAAGGGCTGGAAATAGTGCATGTACTTAACAAAAAGGAGGTTTTCTTGGTGTGCTTTTCTTTTAGGGGACAGACAACTGGGAAAATACATCTTTTATCCAAAGACAGAATTCACCAGAACGTAGAACTAGTATTTgcactccttccctttccttactCATGCATCTAACACATGCCTGCAGTCGGCGGTGTGTTACCTCTGCAAGAAGGACAACCCGTTTGCCATCAGGCCAGATGACATGGTCCACCTGAGAACGTACGCGCTCCCACGTGAGCTCTGGAGTGCGGAGGCTGGTCTGGAAGGAAGAACAGACAGCTGGTTGTGGCTCTAGTGAAATAAATGCAAAGGAAGGCCTAGCTGtaatggagagaaaccttaccACATCGATTTCCGTGTTGGAATGGCCCATATTGCATACAATGCAACTATTTTTCATTCGGTCCAAGTGCTCCCGTGTCACTACATTCTTATTtcctaaaaataaagaagagtgtCTGAAGAAAAAGAGATGCTGGGCAACAAGAATACTAACTTGGAAGGTACTTGCTAACCATTAAAGATCTCGTGCACATTGTGAGAAAGATGTGCACAGAAAATGCTTGAGCTCAATTATTTGGCCTTAAGACTGAGTAATATGAAAAATCACCATGGTAAAAAGCTCTTTTGGAAAATGCTAAAAGTTCTGAGAACTCACTCTAAGTCTAACACTGAGCACACCGAGAAGGTCTCACCTTCTGTGTCACTTCTGAGATTTAGCCTGGGAGTTAGCAAAGTTCCCCATGCACCAAAGCACTGCTGCTCACCTGTGCAAGTTATTACAACATCCACCTGCCGGATGACTTCATTTAGCTTCACCACCCTGAACCCATCCATGCTGCAAGAAAAGAATGCCACACTATAAGCAAAGCAAAATGTGTTGTGTGTCTCACACTGACAAATCATTCTGAAATGGCCAcaaaattagacaacaaaatccCCTTCTCAAGTAAAAGCTAATGCTCCATCCCAGAAATGGTAAATGATGAGCTATAGTGAACTACAGACTGGCTTCTGCCGAGCCCCACAAGACTACTCAGGAAGAGAAAATGCCAAGAGGTCCCATAAATGGCTTAGAGTGAAGGGAATAAAGTATCTTACTCTCTTTTCCTGGAATATTTCTACAAAAACAACAGAGTGGATCAGCCACCAGCTCTCAGAAATACAAAGCATGGATATCAAACCTAACAGTGTTATCAGTACTCCACCTTACCAGGCCTGCAGAGCACAGATGGGGTCAATTTCTGTGATGTAGACAATTGCTCCAAGGGCCTTGAGGGCAGCACAGCAGCCCTTTCCTACCTGCAGGATATAGGAAAGTCCAAGTTGCCAGGTCTAAGAAGACATGCACGATCATTGGGGCAGACAAGCTTTTGAGAAGGTGGGAATTAGCTTCTTTAAATCAGTCATCATCCAGTGAACACTCCAGCCCAGCTGGGGCAGAAAGAAACCCACACAAGGCTTCGAACCTCAATTAGAGATAACTTAGCAGACAAGTCACAACaagaggtgggaagagggaggCTTTGGGTCAGAGTTACCATTACGAAAACAAGATCAAACATGAACAACTGATTTACTCCATAAAAACCTGGTAAAACTCACTTCCAATGTGTGTACTCAATACCCAGCAGCCCAAGAACTTCAGTGAACCACTGCTGAAGACAATGAAACTTCCTAGGGCCTAGTCCAGTTTAAAGATATTCAACTATAATGTTATTTCAGTTTCTGCATTACAATGCAAGTCATAAGATGGGGataaaatgttacttattcacttgaattttattttataaaaggttTTAAGTTGGAGGCAGTAATGCTGACATCAATTAATAAGATAAACtggtaaaatatgaaaatttaatacATTCTGCCTTTAATTCATGAATATAAAAAGGACTTTTGCCACTATTTCCAAGCACAGCATCAAAAAACATTCATCAGTGTTTCTAGACTGTCTCTATCCCATGTTTCTCTAAAGCCCTTCTAATAAGACAGAGACAAGAGCCAACTATTTACCTCACCATAGCCACACACCACCACCTGTTTCCCACCAAACATCACATCCGTGGTCCTCTTCAGGCTGTGGAAACAGACAAGGGCTCATCTCAAACATCACTTACAACTCAGTCCCTTTATACCAAATTCAAGGGTAGGGCAGTGTCCAGGAGAAATTCAATTGAAAGCTGGCTGAGATCAGTGTGAAATGGGCCCCTTTAATAACATGTAAAGGAGGAAGACTACAAGGGCAAGCTATAGGTATCAGACTAATACGTCAAACAAATATCACTAGTCCCTGCAAGTCTGAATGTATACATTTCAACATACCCATCCAAAATGGATTCTCGGCAGCAGTACAAGTTATCAAACTTCTGTTTGGTAACAGAATCATTGACATTCATGGCTGGAACACAGAGCTTCCCAGCTTTGGAGAGCTGATACAGCCTAAAAGGGAGAAGAagccacaaaacaaacacacaactagTTAGGTGATAAACAATAAACAGCGCAAGTCTGCCCTGCCTCTTGGCACTCCATGCTGCCCTCCTTAGTTATTTATGCCCAGAAGTTCTTTGGAAACGTGACTATTTTCTAGTCATCTCTCCTCAACtcatttccttctattttctcctttaattttggaagaaaaaaaaaatttcagttgAAGTAATTTACTGCTCTTCCGCAAAGGGAGTATTATATATAACCTTAGGGCAGCATTGTTCTGACTTTAAATACTCATGTCTACTTTGGGTAAACAAAGATGACAATAGTTGTGATGTGGTTTACTGAGTCTGTGAGAGCAATCGCATACACTGTGCCCTGTAGAGCAATACTCCTAGATACCATTTAGTTATTTTCCCCAAGCCAAGAGTATAACTCCAGTT
This window encodes:
- the Ahcyl1 gene encoding S-adenosylhomocysteine hydrolase-like protein 1 isoform X3 — encoded protein: MISGGALTAVSTWMGGRLIWLYQLSKAGKLCVPAMNVNDSVTKQKFDNLYCCRESILDGLKRTTDVMFGGKQVVVCGYGEVGKGCCAALKALGAIVYITEIDPICALQACMDGFRVVKLNEVIRQVDVVITCTGNKNVVTREHLDRMKNSCIVCNMGHSNTEIDVTSLRTPELTWERVRSQVDHVIWPDGKRVVLLAEGRLLNLSCSTVPTFVLSITATTQALALIELYNAPEGRYKQDVYLLPKKMDEYVASLHLPSFDAHLTELTDDQAKYLGLNKNGPFKPNYYR